In Cicer arietinum cultivar CDC Frontier isolate Library 1 chromosome 7, Cicar.CDCFrontier_v2.0, whole genome shotgun sequence, a single window of DNA contains:
- the LOC101508277 gene encoding fatty acid elongase 3-like → MAKPPATAIRTLIYYLSEHPSIVEFRWSHAHSWGSTWSFLFTSIATYLTLSLFLHLSLSLLFPRRRHIPLGPIPAFHSLTMSLISATIFAGTLISAVSEIRDTRWFWQRSKTPFQWLLCFPLGTRPSGRVFFWSYVYYLSRFIHMLRTIITIIRRRKLSFYQLTNNSVSTLVSFLWLEFSQSFQVLAILFATLVYSLVYGYRFWTAIGLRSACFPFVLNCQIVLLGCNVACHVGVFLLHFFFLQGGCNGIGAWLFNSVLNTAVLLIFVHFYVRMYIVGNTTPRTKVVVQDHSMDSSSLIAGFELESLQ, encoded by the coding sequence ATGGCTAAACCACCAGCAACGGCGATCCGCACCCTAATCTACTACCTCTCAGAACACCCTTCCATCGTTGAATTCCGTTGGAGCCACGCTCACTCATGGGGCTCAACATGGTCCTTCCTCTTCACATCAATAGCCACTTACCTCACTCTCTCTCTGTTCCTCCACCTTTCCCTCTCTCTCCTCTTCCCCCGCCGCCGCCACATCCCTCTCGGACCAATCCCCGCCTTCCACAGCCTCACCATGTCCCTAATCTCCGCAACAATCTTCGCCGGAACATTAATATCCGCCGTATCGGAGATCCGCGACACACGGTGGTTCTGGCAGCGTTCGAAAACCCCATTCCAATGGCTCCTCTGTTTCCCCTTAGGTACACGACCCTCCGGGCGTGTCTTCTTCTGGTCGTACGTTTACTACCTATCCCGTTTCATCCACATGTTGAGAACAATCATAACAATAATACGACGCCGTAAATTGTCGTTTTACCAACTTACCAACAACTCCGTTTCAAccttggtttcttttctttggCTCGAATTCTCTCAATCTTTTCAAGTTCTCGCGATTCTGTTCGCGACTCTCGTTTACTCTCTCGTTTACGGTTACAGATTTTGGACAGCAATTGGGCTTCGATCCGCGTGTTTTccttttgtgttgaattgtcaGATCGTGTTGCTTGGTTGTAACGTGGCGTGTCATGTTGGTGTTTTCTTGcttcatttcttttttcttcaagGTGGCTGTAATGGAATTGGTGCTTGGCTTTTCAATTCGGTTCTTAACACTGCTGTTCTTCtgatttttgttcatttttatgTGAGGATGTATATTGTTGGAAATACTACTCCAAGGACCAAGGTTGTTGTTCAGGATCATTCTATGGATTCTTCTTCCTTAATCGCGGGATTCGAATTGGAATCTCTTCAGTag
- the LOC101507965 gene encoding uncharacterized protein, whose product MRGTIGLKLQNSNISNATRKTLVPFSTSSNFGGSGGDGRGRGRGGSFSGPPQFNLNEKAPGNPNSNESKSEATDSPFSPPGAGRGHGRGGSVPPPTGFPSFSSFLTSIKQPSIGRGRGFGPSPFQPENDTQQLQQPDSVPKKPVLFRSEDSVSQTGGKDDVSPPKKPVFTRREDFSPIDLSSDQESDNRFSMSVLKVLSGAGRGKPIEPAVSETQVVEENRHVRNRRASDVPMRQPMLTGDGALQNARKYLSKFDGDGSGSGRGGEPRERGAFGRGRGRGRGRGRGRGRGGFRGTGGDDRFGQIQDNARSNASGLFLGDDVDGEKLAKKVGPEVMNQFTEGFEEMISRVLPSPLEDEYVEAFDINCAIEFEPEYIMEFDSNPDIDEKEPIPLRDALEKMKPFLMNYEGIQSQEEWEAIMEETMERVPLLKKIVDHYSGPDRVTAKKQQEELERVAKTLPASAPSSVVQFTNRAVMSLQSNPGWGFDKKCQFMDKLVFEVSQHHK is encoded by the exons ATGAGAGGAACCATTGGATTAAAGCTTCAAAATTCCAACATTTCCAATGCCACAAGAAAAACCCTAGTTCCATTTTCTACATCTTCCAACTTCGGCGGCAGCGGTGGTGATGGCCGTGGCCGTGGTCGCGGGGGCTCTTTCTCTGGTCCACCACAGTTTAACCTCAACGAAAAAGCACCAGGGAACCCTAATTCAAATGAATCTAAATCCGAAGCAACAGATTCACCATTTTCTCCTCCCGGTGCTGGTCGTGGCCATGGCCGTGGTGGATCAGTTCCTCCTCCAACAGGTTTTCCTTCTTTTTCATCGTTTTTGACTTCCATAAAACAACCTAGTATTGGTCGTGGTCGAGGTTTTGGTCCATCACCATTTCAACCTGAAAATGATACTCAACAACTACAACAACCTGATTCTGTGCCTAAAAAGCCCGTTCTCTTTAGAAGTGAGGATAGTGTTTCTCAGACAGGAGGAAAAGATGATGTTTCGCCTCCGAAAAAACCGGTTTTTACTAGAAGGGAGGATTTTAGCCCGATAGATCTATCTAGTGATCAAGAGAGTGACAATAGATTTTCAATGAGTGTGTTGAAGGTGTTGTCTGGAGCTGGGAGAGGGAAGCCTATTGAACCGGCAGTAAGTGAAACTCAAGTTGTAGAAGAGAATAGGCATGTTCGAAATCGGCGTGCTTCAGATGTTCCTATGAGACAGCCAATGCTAACCGGTGACGGTGCACTGCAAAATGCACggaaatatttatcaaaatttgatGGTGATGGAAGTGGTAGTGGAAGAGGAGGAGAACCTAGGGAGAGAGGTGCGTTTGGCCGAGGCCGGGGTCGTGGCCGTGGTAGAGGCCGGGGTAGAGGAAGGGGAGGATTTAGAGGGACGGGTGGAGATGATAGGTTTGGTCAAATTCAGGATAACGCACGTTCTAATGCTTCTGGGCTATTCCTTGGAGATGATGTAGATGGCGAAAAATTAGCTAAGAAAGTTGGGCCTGAGGTTATGAATCAGTTTACTGAAGGATTCGAGGAGATGATTAGTAGGGTTTTACCCTCACCACTGGAGGATGAGTATGTGGAAGCATTCGATATTAATTGTGCG ATTGAATTTGAGCCAGAATATATAATGGAGTTTGATAGCAATCCAGATATTGATGAGAAAGAACCAATTCCACTTCGGGATGCACTAGAGAAAATGAAACCATTCTTGATGAACTATGAGGGGATTCAAAGTCAAGAAGAGTGGGAG GCAATAATGGAAGAGACAATGGAACGAGTTCCATTATTGAAAAAGATTGTTGATCACTACAGCGGACCAGACAGGGTAACTGCAAAGAAGCAACAAGAAGAATTAGAGAGAGTTGCTAAAACTCTTCCTGCAAGTGCGCCATCTTCTGTGGTGCAATTCACTAACCGTGCTGTTATGTCTCTTCAG AGCAACCCAGGCTGGGGATTTGACAAGAAATGCCAATTCATGGATAAGCTAGTTTTTGAGGTGTCTCAGCATCACAAATAA